The proteins below are encoded in one region of Aquisphaera giovannonii:
- a CDS encoding Hsp20/alpha crystallin family protein, whose protein sequence is MLAPSASGPIHRLDSFFDRVFGEDGSFGLAWDNVPVSMWEDDDRIHVEADLPGMTENDVEITVHNGMLSIRGERKPEGGRNYFYNGRSYGRFERVITLPEAVNADDVQGTLKDGVLRLTLPKRPEARPKKITLRTT, encoded by the coding sequence ATGCTGGCTCCGAGCGCAAGCGGCCCGATCCATCGCCTGGATTCGTTCTTCGATCGAGTCTTCGGCGAGGATGGCTCGTTCGGCCTGGCCTGGGACAACGTGCCGGTCTCGATGTGGGAGGACGACGATCGCATCCACGTCGAGGCCGACCTGCCCGGCATGACCGAGAATGATGTGGAGATCACCGTCCACAACGGGATGCTCTCCATCCGCGGCGAGCGCAAGCCCGAGGGCGGCCGGAACTACTTCTACAACGGCCGATCCTACGGGCGGTTCGAGCGGGTGATCACGCTCCCGGAGGCCGTGAATGCCGACGACGTGCAGGGCACGCTCAAGGACGGCGTCCTGCGATTGACGCTGCCCAAGCGCCCCGAGGCGAGGCCGAAGAAGATCACGCTCAGGACGACCTGA
- a CDS encoding Hsp20/alpha crystallin family protein codes for MAIERWDPFRDAVSLRDAVNTLFQESFVRPGSVPNTNGTASLPLDICESENEFVIRASLPGVKPDDVQITLHGDTLTIRAEAKAEEEKKGEHWHLRERRFGSFQRSVTLGTPVNTEKADAQYEHGVLTLRLPKAEEAKPRQIRIGGSRQARVGQESGSK; via the coding sequence ATGGCCATCGAACGCTGGGATCCCTTCCGCGACGCGGTCAGCCTCCGCGACGCGGTGAACACGCTCTTCCAGGAGAGCTTCGTCCGGCCGGGGAGCGTCCCGAACACCAACGGCACGGCCTCGCTGCCGCTGGACATCTGCGAGTCGGAGAACGAGTTCGTGATCAGGGCCTCGCTCCCCGGAGTGAAGCCGGATGACGTGCAGATCACCCTCCACGGCGACACCCTGACCATCCGCGCCGAGGCGAAGGCCGAGGAGGAGAAGAAGGGCGAGCACTGGCACCTCCGCGAGCGACGATTCGGCTCGTTCCAGCGGTCCGTGACCCTCGGCACGCCCGTCAACACCGAGAAGGCCGACGCCCAGTACGAGCACGGCGTCCTGACGCTCCGGCTGCCGAAGGCCGAGGAGGCCAAGCCCCGCCAGATCCGGATCGGCGGCTCCAGGCAGGCCAGGGTCGGCCAGGAATCGGGCTCGAAGTGA
- a CDS encoding tetratricopeptide repeat protein, which produces MFMLSSPISVLIVLLGAGATPEAPVRLDVTVTVEGAGLPADAPRSYPVRLVLGADRLAEEVAGVRYVLDFRARRRLVVDLAKKEYAEWSLYSVPLFRAMELGSRKALLAAFRGAGGRSMPDWPPALLHHELAVSEPGTPTEIRREETSSRVLFRWKDRLLFEFDKEMARASPRTLLVFSQSFRYAHYGTHPEILGDLQARPGIPKVLVHMAYPGGRATDPAVCTRYALDRACVGDESSFLVAGLSRVQPNLGEEASLMEAARKDPRGASAQVARASAGFDRASAAGRYFEATLAATELFLQTEDPDWHRRVQSFADRARDDPSLRRLDAALMPDQDHLAGAIRTLQSLRKASGDFPHVLMIYEANLHARRRTGAGVERAFDDARRLHLAALRVNPYNPSVWRDLGSTYQQAFATEPAFFCWEFARELAPEHSASRHLDSLERRLEADLPEFFLPGVGSPRGEAARAGGGGG; this is translated from the coding sequence ATGTTCATGCTATCGAGTCCGATCTCGGTGCTCATCGTCCTGCTCGGGGCCGGCGCGACGCCCGAAGCCCCGGTACGACTGGACGTCACGGTGACGGTCGAGGGCGCGGGGCTGCCGGCGGATGCCCCGCGGTCGTACCCCGTCCGCCTGGTCCTCGGCGCCGACCGCCTCGCCGAGGAGGTGGCGGGGGTCCGCTACGTGCTGGACTTCCGGGCGCGGCGTCGGCTCGTCGTCGACCTCGCGAAGAAGGAGTATGCGGAGTGGTCGCTGTACAGCGTCCCGCTGTTCCGCGCGATGGAACTGGGCAGCCGGAAGGCCTTACTGGCCGCGTTCCGGGGAGCGGGGGGCAGGTCCATGCCGGACTGGCCGCCGGCGCTGCTGCATCACGAGCTCGCGGTCTCCGAACCCGGCACGCCGACGGAGATCCGCCGCGAGGAGACGTCGTCGCGGGTGTTATTCCGGTGGAAGGACAGACTCCTCTTCGAATTCGACAAGGAGATGGCCCGGGCTTCGCCCCGGACGCTGCTCGTCTTCTCGCAGTCGTTCCGCTACGCCCACTACGGCACCCATCCCGAGATCCTCGGGGACCTGCAGGCCCGCCCGGGGATACCGAAGGTCCTCGTCCACATGGCCTACCCCGGGGGCCGGGCGACCGATCCGGCGGTCTGCACCCGGTACGCCCTCGATCGCGCCTGCGTCGGGGACGAGTCCTCCTTCCTGGTCGCCGGGCTGTCCAGGGTTCAGCCAAACCTCGGCGAGGAGGCGTCCCTGATGGAGGCCGCCCGGAAGGACCCGCGCGGGGCCTCCGCGCAGGTCGCGCGTGCCTCGGCCGGATTCGATCGCGCCTCGGCCGCGGGCCGGTACTTCGAGGCCACCCTGGCCGCGACGGAGCTTTTCCTCCAGACGGAGGACCCGGACTGGCATCGCCGGGTCCAATCCTTCGCCGACCGCGCGCGGGACGACCCGAGCCTCCGCCGCCTCGACGCGGCGCTCATGCCCGACCAGGACCACCTGGCCGGGGCCATCCGGACCCTCCAATCCCTGAGGAAGGCATCCGGGGATTTCCCCCATGTGCTCATGATCTACGAGGCCAACCTCCACGCGCGGCGACGCACGGGGGCGGGCGTGGAGCGTGCCTTCGACGACGCGCGGCGGCTGCACCTCGCGGCCCTGAGGGTCAACCCCTACAACCCGTCGGTCTGGAGGGACCTCGGCTCGACCTATCAGCAGGCCTTCGCGACCGAGCCGGCCTTCTTCTGCTGGGAGTTCGCCCGCGAACTGGCGCCGGAGCATTCCGCCTCGCGGCATCTGGATTCGCTGGAGAGGCGCCTCGAGGCCGACCTGCCCGAGTTCTTCCTGCCCGGCGTCGGATCTCCTCGGGGCGAGGCGGCACGCGCCGGCGGCGGGGGGGGATGA
- a CDS encoding nucleotidyltransferase: MGLVEAGLDPKTKAFYQRTLAVLNEAGPPFLVGGAYALTKHAGIERHTKDLDVFIRRADRDPMLRALEAAGYQTEATFPHWLAKAYEDDAFIDLIYSSGNGVSEVDDEWFAHAADGEVMGVPVKLCPAEEMIWSKAFIQERERFDGADVAHLIRSRGRGLDWERLLRRFGDKWRILFGHLVTFGFIYPAERDCIPPWVLKRLAARLSEELECQPPPEPAKVCFGTLLSREQYLPDIGLWGYRDARLEPIGSMSPEAVAHWTAAIAGKA; the protein is encoded by the coding sequence ATGGGACTCGTGGAAGCCGGGCTGGACCCGAAGACGAAGGCGTTCTACCAGCGCACGCTGGCCGTGCTCAACGAGGCGGGCCCGCCGTTCCTCGTCGGCGGTGCGTACGCGCTGACGAAGCACGCGGGGATCGAGCGACACACGAAGGACCTGGACGTCTTCATCCGCCGGGCCGACCGCGACCCCATGCTCCGGGCGCTGGAGGCGGCCGGGTACCAGACCGAGGCCACCTTCCCCCACTGGCTGGCCAAGGCGTACGAGGACGACGCGTTCATCGACCTGATCTACTCCTCGGGCAACGGCGTCTCCGAGGTGGACGACGAGTGGTTCGCCCACGCGGCCGACGGCGAGGTGATGGGCGTGCCGGTGAAGCTCTGCCCCGCGGAGGAGATGATCTGGTCCAAGGCCTTCATCCAGGAGCGCGAGCGGTTCGATGGCGCCGACGTCGCCCACCTCATCCGCAGCCGCGGGCGCGGCCTGGACTGGGAGCGATTGCTCCGCCGCTTCGGCGACAAGTGGCGAATCCTCTTCGGCCACCTCGTCACCTTCGGCTTCATCTACCCCGCCGAGCGCGACTGCATCCCGCCGTGGGTCCTCAAGCGCCTGGCCGCCAGGCTGTCCGAGGAGCTGGAGTGCCAGCCGCCCCCGGAGCCGGCGAAGGTCTGCTTCGGGACGCTCCTCTCCCGCGAGCAGTACCTGCCCGACATCGGCCTGTGGGGCTACCGCGACGCCCGCCTGGAGCCCATCGGCTCCATGTCGCCGGAGGCGGTCGCCCACTGGACGGCGGCCATCGCGGGGAAGGCCTGA
- a CDS encoding metallophosphoesterase family protein, whose protein sequence is MSETRSTVRVAAVGDLHCSKDSRGLIRPLFEAAGEFADVLVLCGDLTDYGLPEEASLLVEELSVPSRPPTVAVLGNHDFESGREGEVRRILAEAGITLLDGDAVVIEGVGFAGARGFGGGFGRGTLGSWGEKAVKAFVQEAVDEALKLESALARLRTESRIAVLHYSPVRDTVVNEPPEIFPFLGCGRLEDPLNRYPVTAVVHGHAHNGTPEGRTAGGTPVYNVSLPLMRKAAPGGPPFRILEVPAGSPAG, encoded by the coding sequence ATGTCCGAGACGAGATCGACGGTGAGGGTCGCGGCGGTCGGCGACCTCCATTGCAGCAAGGACTCCCGGGGATTGATCCGGCCGCTGTTCGAGGCCGCGGGCGAGTTCGCCGACGTGCTGGTGCTCTGCGGCGACCTGACCGACTACGGGCTGCCCGAGGAGGCGAGCCTCCTGGTCGAGGAGCTGTCCGTCCCGTCGCGGCCGCCGACGGTGGCCGTGCTGGGCAACCACGACTTCGAGTCCGGCCGGGAGGGCGAGGTCCGCCGGATCCTCGCGGAGGCGGGCATCACGCTGCTCGACGGCGACGCGGTCGTGATCGAGGGGGTCGGGTTCGCGGGGGCCCGGGGGTTCGGGGGCGGGTTCGGCCGGGGGACGCTCGGCTCCTGGGGCGAGAAGGCGGTCAAGGCGTTCGTCCAGGAGGCGGTGGACGAGGCGCTGAAGCTCGAGAGCGCCCTCGCGCGGCTGCGGACCGAGAGCCGGATCGCGGTGCTCCACTACTCCCCGGTCCGCGACACGGTCGTGAACGAGCCGCCGGAGATCTTCCCGTTCCTCGGCTGCGGCCGCCTCGAGGACCCGCTGAACCGCTACCCCGTCACGGCCGTCGTCCACGGCCACGCCCACAACGGCACCCCCGAGGGCCGGACCGCCGGGGGGACCCCGGTCTACAACGTCTCGCTCCCCCTGATGCGCAAGGCCGCCCCCGGCGGCCCGCCGTTCCGGATCCTGGAGGTCCCGGCGGGGTCGCCGGCCGGTTGA